In a genomic window of Physeter macrocephalus isolate SW-GA chromosome 14, ASM283717v5, whole genome shotgun sequence:
- the LOC102974876 gene encoding radial spoke head 10 homolog B isoform X5, with product MVKEKKRADKKGDKLACSPSSLSDYTEFSKQDGNAARQDMSPGAVPPLDMQLKEPGLTECKNDNLQNEDTTQYEEPVLTKLLVESYEGEKVRGLYEGEGFAIFQGGCTYHGAFSEGLMHGRGTYVWADGLKYEGDFVKNVAVNHGVYTWPDGSTYEGEVVNGLRHGFGMFKCSTQPVSYVGHWCHGKRHGKGSIYYNQEGTSWYEGDWVHNVKKGWGIRCYKSGNIYEGQWGNNMRHGEGRMRWLTANEEFTGQWENGVQNGFGTHTWFLKRIPYSQYPLRNEYVGEFVNGYRHGRGKFYYASGAMYEGEWVANKKHGMGQLTFKNGRVYDGPFSDDHIAEFPNLEGELMSHLDTAPESALRSQDCRPSVSAEITRKLDGSESNSMLGSSIELDLSLLLKMYPERDQSEEKKQVEYAILRNITELRRIYSFYSSLGCDHSLDNTFQMTKLHFWRFLKDCKFHHHKITLADMDRVLSANKDIPVEEIHSPFTTILLRTFLNYLLQLAYHIHHKEYQDRSPSLFLCFTKLMNENIRPNACRVKGNLFCEAHRTLYSMNYVDKCWEIYTVYCRPNAAPPHELTMDMRHFLWMLKSFKMINKELTASKFVEVIAEDNPFMHDGTDSNFKLELVFLEFFEALLSFALISVTNQSTEFYVNFPNDALSGNKAGSTYTMINQNTQNRSPSALRSQESEVQYGSTKSSSSKLGVLLDVSKIRKSEPKIKKSLSDGKTSKMNFKSPGKELTFLLSQNG from the exons atggtgaaagaaaagaaaagagcagatAAAAAAGGGGATAAGTTGGCCTGTTCTCCCTCGTCTCTCTCCGATTATACAGAGTTTTCCAAACAAGATGGCAACGCTGCTAGGCAAGATATGTCCCCAGGTGCTGTGCCACCGTTGGACATGCAGCTCAAAGAACCAGGACTCACAGAGTGCAAAAATGATAATCTGCAGAATGAAGATACCACCCAGTATGAAGAGCCCGTTCTGACCAAACTCCTAGTAGAAAg CTATGAAGGGGAAAAAGTCCGTGGACTGTACGAGGGAGAAGGCTTTGCCATCTTTCAAGGAGGCTGTACCTACCAC GGTGCGTTTTCAGAAGGACTCATGCATGGACGGGGGACTTACGTCTGGGCTGACGGATTGAAATATGAG GGGGACTTTGTGAAAAACGTCGCCGTGAACCATGGCGTCTACACGTGGCCGGACGGCAGCACCTACGAAGGGGAAGTGGTCAACGGCCTGAGACACGGATTCGGCATGTTCAAGTGCAGCACGCAGCCCGTGTCCTACGTCGGCCACTGGTGCCACGGCAAGAGACACGGCAAG GGCTCCATTTATTACAATCAAGAGGGCACCTCTTGGTACGAGGGAGACTGGGTGCACAACGTCAAAAAGGGCTGGGGGATAAGGTG TTACAAATCCGGAAATATATATGAGGGTCAGTGGGGGAACAATATGCGTCATGGGGAAGGCAGGATGAGGTGGCTGACAGCCAATGAAGAGTTCACCGGTCAGTGGGAGAACGGGGTCCAG aACGGTTTTGGCACACACACATGGTTTCTAAAGAGAATCCCCTACTCCCAGTATCCTTTGAGAAATGAGTATGTAGGAGAGTTTGTGAATGGATACCGTCATGGCCGTGGAAAGTTCTACTATGCCAGTGGAGCCATGTATGAGGGAGAATGGGTTGCCAATAAAAAACATGGCATG GGCCAGTTAACTTTTAAGAATGGGCGTGTGTATGATGGCCCATTTTCCGATGACCACATAGCAGAGTTTCCAAATCTTGAAGGCGAACTGATGAGCCACCTGGACACGGCTCCAGAATCTGCCCTCAGGAGCCAGGATTGCAGACCCTCCGTCAGTGCCG AAATCACCAGAAAGCTTGATGGCAGTGAAAGTAATTCCATGTTAGGCTCGAGCATCGAGCTGGATCTCAGTTTGTTGCTGAAAATGTACCCGGAGAGAgaccaatcagaagaaaagaagcag GTAGAATATGCTATCTTAAGAAATATTACAGAATTAAGAAGAATCTATAGCTTTTACAGCAGCCTAGGATGTGATCACTCTCTGGATAACACCTTTCAGATGACAAAGCTTCACTTCTGGAGGTTCCTAAAAGATTGCAAATTCCATCATCATAAGATAACCCTCGCCGATATGGACAGGGTACTAAGTG CCAATAAGGACATACCAGTTGAAGAAATTCATTCTCCATTTACAACAATACTTTTGAGAACATTTTTGAATTATCTCCTGCAGTTGGCTTACCACATCCATCACAAAGAATACCA AGACAGAAGCCCGTCACTCTTTTTGTGTTTTACAAAACTGATGAATGAGAACATTCGCCCAAATGCCTGCCGTGTAAAAG GCAATTTATTCTGCGAGGCCCACCGGACACTCTATTCAATGAATTACGTGGATAAGTGCTGGGAGATCTACACAGTTTACTGCAGACCAAATGCAGCCCCTCCCCATGAGCTCACAATGGACATGAGACACTTCCTCTGGATGTTGAAG agctttaaaatgataaataaagaaTTAACAGCAAGCAAATTTGTGGAGGTCATAGCAGAGGATAATCCCTTCATGCATGATGGAACTGACAGCAACTTTAAACTTGAG cTGGTTTTCCTGGAATTCTTTGAAGCTCTGTTAAGCTTCGCACTCATCTCTGTTACTAACCAATCGACTGAATTCTATGTCAATTTTCCAAATGATGCCTTGTCTggaaacaaagctggaagcactTATACAATGATAAATCAG AACACCCAGAACAGGAGTCCAAGTGCGCTAAGAAGCCAGGAGTCTGAGGTGCAGTATGGCAGCACTAAGTCGTCTTCAAGCAAGTTAGGAGTCTTGCTTGACGTGAGCAAGATAAGGAAATCAGAG CCCAAGATCAAGAAGTCTCTAAGTGATGGAAAAACttccaaaatgaattttaaatctcCAGGAAAGGAGCTAACCTTTCTTTTATCTCAAAATG GCTGA